From one Streptomyces sp. CA-210063 genomic stretch:
- a CDS encoding GNAT family N-acetyltransferase: MPLTFHLDPPLTPALHDGILKLWADVSNAGGAVGFVPPVTREEIRPELLKHLTAMAEGRHRLLLGLDEHGTPAATAFFSFNAHRLMTHWVWLYTVMVHPTHHGKGYGRALMAAAETAARDFDGIDAIRLTCRGGLGLEHFYAACGYKEVGRVPGAIRVAPDDHRDDITMLLPLT; this comes from the coding sequence ATGCCCCTTACGTTTCACCTGGACCCACCCCTCACCCCAGCCCTCCACGACGGCATCCTCAAACTCTGGGCGGACGTCTCCAACGCCGGCGGAGCCGTGGGCTTCGTCCCCCCGGTCACACGGGAGGAGATACGCCCGGAACTCCTCAAACACCTCACCGCCATGGCAGAGGGCAGACACCGCCTCCTCCTCGGCCTCGACGAGCACGGCACCCCCGCGGCCACCGCCTTCTTCAGCTTCAATGCGCATCGGCTGATGACGCACTGGGTGTGGCTGTACACGGTGATGGTCCACCCCACCCATCACGGCAAGGGCTACGGCCGCGCCCTCATGGCGGCGGCCGAAACCGCGGCCCGTGACTTCGACGGCATAGACGCCATCCGCCTCACCTGCCGAGGCGGCCTCGGCCTGGAACACTTCTACGCCGCCTGCGGCTACAAGGAGGTCGGCCGAGTCCCCGGCGCGATCCGAGTCGCCCCCGACGACCACCGGGACGACATCACGATGCTGCTGCCCCTGACCTGA
- the mqnE gene encoding aminofutalosine synthase MqnE produces MDVGLKRELEDKVRAGERLSREDGIALYESDDLAWLGGLAHEVRTRKNGDVVHFNVNRHLNMTNVCTASCAYCSFQRKPGEKDAYTMRIEEAVKLAKAMEGENLTELHIVNGLHPNLPWRYYPRSLKELKAALPNVSLKAFTATEIHHFETISGLTASEILDELIEAGLESLTGGGAEIFDWEVRQHIVDHRTHWEDWSRIHRLAHEKGLKTPCTMLYGHIEEPRHRVDHVLRLRELQDETNGFQVFIPLRYQHDFVDMKDGKVRNRLQARTQMATGAEALKTFAVSRLLFDNVPHVKVFWVMHGVQTAQLALQHGADDMDGSVVEYKITHDADNYGTPNKLTREDLLDLIRDAGFRPVERNTRYEIIREFEGPDPSRRESPQPMRV; encoded by the coding sequence ATGGACGTCGGGCTCAAGCGCGAGCTGGAGGACAAGGTCCGGGCCGGTGAGCGGCTGTCCCGCGAGGACGGCATCGCGCTGTACGAGTCGGACGACCTGGCCTGGCTGGGCGGCCTGGCGCACGAGGTGCGGACGCGGAAGAACGGCGACGTCGTCCACTTCAACGTCAACCGCCACCTCAACATGACCAACGTGTGCACCGCCTCCTGCGCGTACTGCTCCTTCCAGCGCAAGCCGGGGGAGAAGGACGCGTACACGATGCGCATCGAGGAGGCGGTGAAGCTCGCCAAGGCGATGGAGGGCGAGAACCTCACCGAGCTGCACATCGTCAACGGCCTGCACCCCAACCTGCCGTGGCGCTACTACCCGCGCTCCCTGAAGGAACTGAAGGCCGCCCTCCCGAACGTGTCCCTGAAGGCCTTCACGGCCACGGAGATCCACCACTTCGAGACGATCAGCGGCCTGACGGCCTCCGAGATCCTGGACGAACTGATCGAAGCGGGCCTGGAGTCGCTCACGGGCGGCGGCGCGGAGATCTTCGACTGGGAGGTCCGACAGCACATCGTCGACCACCGCACCCACTGGGAGGACTGGTCGCGGATCCACCGCCTGGCGCACGAGAAGGGCCTCAAGACGCCCTGCACCATGCTCTACGGCCACATCGAGGAGCCGCGCCACCGGGTGGACCACGTCCTGCGGTTGAGGGAACTGCAAGACGAGACGAACGGCTTCCAGGTCTTCATCCCCCTGCGCTACCAGCACGACTTCGTGGACATGAAGGACGGCAAGGTACGCAACCGCCTCCAGGCACGGACGCAGATGGCGACGGGCGCCGAGGCCCTGAAGACCTTCGCGGTGTCGCGGCTGTTGTTCGACAACGTCCCCCACGTCAAGGTCTTCTGGGTCATGCACGGCGTCCAGACGGCTCAGCTGGCGCTCCAGCACGGCGCCGACGACATGGACGGCTCGGTGGTGGAATACAAGATCACCCACGACGCGGACAACTACGGCACGCCGAACAAACTCACCCGCGAGGACCTGCTGGACCTCATCCGCGACGCGGGCTTCCGCCCGGTCGAACGGAACACGCGCTACGAGATCATCCGCGAGTTCGAGGGCCCGGACCCGTCCCGCCGGGAATCCCCCCAGCCGATGCGCGTCTGA
- a CDS encoding Lrp/AsnC family transcriptional regulator — translation MDAVDRQLIQALRENGRASYAELGRLVGLSGPSVTDRINRLEAAGVITGYRATVNSASLGLGVTALIGISLSDAVDHEDVAHRLRDLAEVEDCWFIAGDDSFMLKVRAPDVDGLEKTIRRLSGTKGVSRTRTTIVLSTKWENRVGELPEEE, via the coding sequence ATGGACGCGGTGGACAGGCAGCTCATCCAGGCCCTGAGGGAGAACGGCCGGGCCTCCTACGCGGAGCTGGGACGCCTCGTCGGCCTGTCGGGACCCAGTGTCACCGACCGCATCAACCGGCTGGAGGCGGCCGGTGTCATCACCGGCTATCGCGCCACCGTCAACTCGGCCTCCCTCGGCCTCGGCGTGACCGCGCTCATCGGCATCTCGCTCTCCGACGCCGTCGACCACGAGGACGTGGCGCACCGGCTGCGGGACCTGGCCGAGGTCGAGGACTGCTGGTTCATCGCGGGTGACGACTCGTTCATGCTCAAGGTGCGCGCCCCGGACGTCGACGGCCTGGAGAAGACCATCCGCCGGCTCTCCGGCACGAAGGGCGTCTCCCGCACCCGTACGACGATCGTGCTCTCCACGAAGTGGGAGAACCGGGTGGGTGAGCTGCCGGAGGAGGAGTAG